A region of the Silene latifolia isolate original U9 population chromosome 9, ASM4854445v1, whole genome shotgun sequence genome:
CCAAATTCTTGGACAAAAACGTTCTTTCAAAATTGGGAATGCTTGACTTGACCCGAATGCTCTTGGAAAAAGTCGGACTTGAGGCCTACACTAACATGGCCGCATACACCCGAAGGGGTGTTACTTTTGACTTTCTATCTTCGTTGGAAAAAGTGAAATTGGGAAGGGACAAGATCCCGGGGATCAAATTTCGGGCATGCCGCCTTACCCATACCTTGACATATGATGAGGTACGAGAGGCCCTACATATCACCAAAGCCCCCATCAAAGAAAACCTTGACAAAAAATTGATGAGTGCCTTTTGGAATGATATTACGAGAGATGTGCGTCATGGAAACTCAAAGAATACCACCATCCCCAACCCGGTCTTGCGCCTCCTAAGCCGTCATATAAACACCAACTTCTTGGTCATGACCGaaccaacaaaaatgcaatatcAACAAATTCAATGTCTATGGTCGATGACCCCGGAAGGGAGGGGAGTACCGGATTGGGTGGACTTATTTGTGAGTGGTTGCCTTGAACTACAAAAGAATCCAAAAGGGACCATTTTTATTGGGGGCATGATCGAATTGATTGTGCAAAAGACGGGTGTACCATTTCCACCCAATGCTTATGAACTTGATGGTAGTGGTCGCATGGACCTCCATTACTTGAAGCACGCACACATGATTGAGGTGGTTGACAAAATTACCCCCTTGGTCATTTGGTGCATGGGTGGGCAAAACTTCAAGCATTACATGTACCTACCCCGTCCCCCTAACTCACCCTTGGGTTGGGGGAGTGCACAAGATTTCTACATGCCTCCCGGCGATGCCTTTGTGTACCTTTGGGTTAATAGAGCCCAAGTAGTTGAGCCGGAAGAGGATGAGGGAGGAGAGCAACCGCAAGTGGGGGGGGGGCTTTGACTTTTGGTGACATGCCTCATAATGATGCACCATTTGATGAACCCATGCCTAATGCCCCGTATGATGAGCCCCACTTCACTACACCCTAAatgccacaacaacaacaacaacaatatcctTTTTCGGACCCTCAATTCAACTACCCGGCCTTCCACACATGGCAAACCAACATCACCAACCGTGTCACCAACCTTGATTCTACCCTCTCTCAAATGCAACTAACGGAGAATGCTCGGTGGGGAATCACCGAAAACCGCTACCACCACTATCAAGAGGATTTGGAAGAGATGCGTTATACTTTAAACGCAACTTTTAATATGGTGGCCGCGATGAATGCTCAATTCATGCATCAATTCCCCACCCAATACCAAGGGTACAATGAGACTAAGGTTGAGGAAACAAGAGCCGAAATGGCTAGGtttagaagaagaagagaaacaagaagaagaggaggacctCCGGAACATGGGGGTGCCTCAAGCTCACACTCTTGAGTGAGTTTAGGGTGTTCACCTCACACTTTAGGGGCAAAGtgaagatttaagtgtggggtgggcatgagttgatatcatgtatatattgtaatATATTCAATTCCATGCATTgtatttcatttcaaaaaaaaaaaaaagaaaaaaaagaaagaaaagaaaaaataaaaaataaaccccggctaggatgaaaacccgaaagggcatcctaggcaaaaatgggaaagtggccgaggccggagtgaaaacccgaaagggcgctccgggcaaaatgaaaaaaagagtgcgagccacgagagtagaggtgaggaaaagagctaaaccgaaaacccgaaagggcggtttaggcaaaatgagagaagtagaaaaaaaaaattgaaaaatcttgtGACCTCTTTGAAACCTTGAAATCATGTCACATTCACGACTACTTCCATTTGGAGTTGGTGACATAAGTGGCGGAGCTCTAGAAGGCCGGAAGGGTAGGATAGTAGTGTGCCAAGGCTAGGAGGGGGGTTCGGAAGCTTACTTTGTTACTAGTGCTTGGCATACTTGTTGTTGGGATTGTGTTGGCTTATCTTATGCATTGTTGGTttggttgtgtttggttgttgagTGTTGAGTCGTTAAGTTGTTGTAGAAGTGTTGAAGAATGGAGGTGTTTGAGGTTGCCAAATTGATAGGTTAGGAGAGGCTTTGATGACCATGGTAGCCTTGTATGAACCAAGTAGAGTGATAAGGGGGAGTAATAAGGAGGATGTGATGAGTTTTGGGAAAGGATGAAAGGATGATTTGGTGGACTTAGGATCATCATAGAAGAGGGATGACATAAGGAGGGGGAGTGAGAGAAGAGAGGTTCGTATTGGTGGAATTTGGGTCACTTACTCACTTGTTGAAGCTATAAACAAAAGTGACCATGTGCTTAGTCGAGGGATGATATAAGTAGGGAGAGCGAGATGAAGAGAGGGGAATTAGGAGTGCCCATACTTCTTGGCCTAGGTGGTGATTAGGTTTACTctagtttgctcgggacgagcaaagggctaAGTGTGGGGTGTTTGATGAGCTCCTATTGCTACCTAGTTTTGGCATCATTTAAAGCTCATTTGGTAACATTTGGTGACGGTTTTTGACGTTATTTAGCCAATTCCATGTGCTTCACCATTTAGCATGATTTCAAGTGAAGATTAAGAAGTCAAGAGATCGAGAGAAGTGTCCAAGGAAGAGCCAAGAACAAGCTTGAAGAAACACCACGAGAAAGCCTTCCAAAGGATCAAAGGAAGCACGAAATAAAGACACGTCCCAGGaccaaactcgcaccgtgcgagtttccagACACCAGAACTCGCACGCTGCGAAAAATCTGGGTTTGATGGCGTTTTGTATTACGGGCCTTTCCTTTGTTAAGCCCATAATTATTAGGttacggtagactataaataggaTGTTTGCAAGTAGGTTAAACATCTTATGCACacttttaattaatcaagttgtaatttgggaatattttcatctttttgAATTGGATTTAGATCTAagcatggagaactaatctccctttcttaatccgactcaaaggcataatctttggttgtaagactctttaatcttttcttaattattattattgttcttaatctcttgtgtttaattgcttaattttggaatccttgttagattatggtgattaagtgtgatttccttgttacttaatctttccaagttccttaatttatatgttgttgggtttattaagtgtgatttccttgtaatcccatgttgcaacaacttgttattagactaatgaatatgatttcttcttggtttaattaacattagagagattaagttgtgattgctcattaattgtgatttcattgtgagtaattccacctattagattcctattgcttcatcttcttgttaattaatctatgtgtgtgatttccactagaggagttaataagttgggtcaattattaagtgtgatttccttgtgattgacttctaattaagggaatttggagatttaatctcactaataggacaataatattaattagaatgATTGATTGAGTGGTTTTATCAACTAAAGTGCCTAAATTTGGGTCGGATTAAGTCTATCTtaaaattgattaatttccatcttaaaactcTTGATTGATTGCTTGCCTcatactcttgtttgaattttgtCTTGCTCTTGTTAAAattgaaaaccaaaccaaaaaccccccttttacatatttgttgttactttgtcacaattgttctaattgcccttttaatttcactattgcaaaaccccccttctcttgggttcgatcccttgcttactactttactagtttagaattagtgttaattagtatgcttagtggtatataaattgttaatttggccgtcttttattGCGACGTTTTAAACGTGTCAAGCAATAAGGAAGCAGCAACGCCAACTCCTTATGAGTTCACGTTCCCAGCCCAAGCATGGCAGCAAGAATGCGCCGTCCTCTGTCCACGACATACAAGCATTTTACAAAAGCAACGTTATTAATCCACATGCTCTATTAAAAATAATGAGTTAGTGGCCTCTTCATCATCTTTAAAAGGTTTGAGAACCTCCCGATTTTCACCATTGATTTATTACTGTTACGTATAAATCCCCAACTTGTATCTATTTTGTGGATACTTCTTATCTTAAGTTTTATTATGAATTCTTAATATTTTTGATTAAACAAACCTTAATTGCTTAATCTTTCAAGCAAGATGGACATATTTATTATGAATTCTTAATATTTTTGTTAAGAAACGAAGGGTTGCTGACAATCTTAAGAGGTTTTGATTTTGAGCTTTAGCGAGGTTTTAGTGAGAGAAAGTTGCTGAGATTTTTGGGAACGATGAAGAAATGAAGGGTTTTCACATTAAATTAGACTTCTAAGTTTGACCCAATAAGACTAAACTTGACCCATtacttaggggtcgtttggttcaagatggtggaatggaatggattagaATCTCATACCATAGAGGTATGGATTGAGATCCACATACCACTCTAAACTTGTTTGGTATGTTTATTTTTACACTATAAGGGAATGGAGTTGGAAACTTGAGTGAAGACTTAGGTATGAGATTCtagggggttggaatggagttagaaatcATCCgatatctaactccattccaaaacaaGCCAACCAAACACTAGATTTGGCCAAATCCATTCCTATTCATTTCAAACCCCTCAATCAAACACCCCCTTAGTGAGTTGGGTTCTACTAAAATTTCGTCTAGATTCTGATTTTCTACTTTATTGGCTAATATAAATCGATTTTAAACCAACAAACCTAAAATGAAAACTCATTAATATAAAGACAAAAATGATTAATTTAGCGATTTAAATAGTTCCAATAAAATAAAAGTGCGGAGTAAATATTATTAAATTAGTGATTTTAACAAATTATCCATTACAATaaaaatggcgggtgttacaTGCATGTCGGTTTAGGAAATTGTTTTCACATTATATTGCCTTGGTTATTGGTAGCATTACAAGGTTAAGTAGGTCTAAAATAGAAAGGTCTAAAATCAATTTAGATACCTAGATACTATGAGATTAATAGAGAATCGAAAGAAACAAAAGCATTGTATTTGTGGTCCAAAACCTATATAGAAGAAAACACTAAAATCAATAATGTAGaacaaaagataaacaaataaacttttctctctctatctctaggGAGTTTCCTCTCAAAATGAGAGTTTCTTAACCATTAAGTTTTTCCACCGCCAACACTGTTCCGACAAACCCTTTCCTTTTCACCTAACTTCTTATCTAAATGGCCAAACCCCTGTTCTCCCACCATCTTTTCTTTCTGCCCACCTTCGTCTGTCCGGTTGAGGTGTCGATCTAACGGCGTCTCATCAAAACACGTGTCCCCTTTGCTTTTCCGTTTAGCTGCCGCGTGGTTTTCCGGCttctttcctcttcttttatCAGTTATAAATTAACAGCTACGTTTGTTTTTTGCCTCAGATCAACACTTCATATGTTTACTCCACATAATAAATTCTCTGCTTCCTCTTCCTCCACTGCCCCTTGTCGGGCAGGGGTTAGTATAAAACTTCCGCCACACCTTAGTGTTGATCTCACTGGTCTTGATTTTAATCGAGTTCTCACTGCTCGTTTTATCGATCAGAGATATTTGGATGTTGATCGTATTTTATACCAAATTGGCATCCACTGGAGGTTAAATGGGTCGATTTCCATTCGACCTATGAAACCTTATTACCTTTTCAGTTTCTCTTCCATGGACGACTACCGCTATTTCAGAGACCGTCAAACGGTCAATATTGATGGTGGTCTTTTAGTTCTTCGCCCCTGCTCTGCTAGTTCCTTTCCGGACAATATGTTATTTCATATTGTTCCGGTTTGGGTGCGTGTTTTACATCTTCCTTTCAATTTGATGCACTCCTCTGTTGCGGCGTTCCTCTTGTCACATGTTGGTGACATCTGTGAGGAAGAAGTTGTGAACTCTTTAACTCCAACTCGCTCTTTTGTTCGTGTGAAGGTCTGGGTTGACATATCCAAGCCTTTGATACCTGGTTGCTATCTTTCAATTAGTGATCGTGACCACCAGTGGATTGGGTTTTCGTACGAGGGTGTTTTTAGATTCTGCAAAACGTGCGGTGAGGTGGGTCATCGTGTATCCTTTTGTCCGTCGGGGAAAATTCAAGGTGCACGTCGCATTCATGCCCGCATGGATGAGCTTAGTAACCGTGGATTGTTGGTACTACATGGTCCCCCTGGTTCGCGATTTTACACTCCAGAAATTATGGGTTTACCGTCAAGGGCCAAGTATTTGACGTCAAGGATTGACATTGCTGAACCTGAAGATTCTGCCCATGTGGATTCTGGTGGTGATTCACCTATTTTCTCCTTCTCCTCGTCCACTTCTGATGATGGAGATGATGATGAGGCTCCTTTCTCTGCACCAGCACCGGAGCTTGTTGTTCATGAGGATGCATCCAGGGAAGTTCTTTTGGAGACTCATCCCCTGATTCGTGCTCTGCCTAATCCCATGGGAGCTTCTACATCAGCGACTCCAGTTTCCCCTGCTTTCAAAATGTCGGCTCCGGAAGAGGATGTGGATACTTCTATGGCTTTGGGTTTAGCTGAGCCAATTACACCACCTCGACATGTTGACGTGGGAATTCTTTTTCGTGATAATCTGGTTGCTCGTCCTTCTGCTAGGCCTGGTAATAGTCCAGTTCCTATGGACTCATCTGGTAGGAAGTTAAAATTTATCTTCAAAAGGAAGGTATTTTCTGATATCAATTGCTTGAGTAGAACATCTTTTAAGAAGTCGAGTCGCTCCAAGTTTTTGGATTTAACTTGGGACTCCTCTGTTTTTGAACTTCATACACTCCCCCCTGAGTGTCTTTATGATTTCCTGGGTCTCCCTGGTTTTAATTATACAATGTCTAAATCTCCTCATTCAGTGGCTTCTGCTGATGGGTCTGGGCATTTGAAACGCAAGCTTTCGCGTTTGGAGGATGTTGCCCCGGATTTTGGTGTTTTAAAGCGTTTAAAGCTGTCTGTAGGTTGTGGTGTTTGGAGTGCTCTTTTACCTTCACTAACATGGTTTTTGTTTCCTTTCCTGTCTTCTCCCAGCGTTGAAGATGGGCGGTTTTTTTTAGGTCAGGTGGCGGACCTTAAATCGTCACCCGGGAATCAATGACTACCTTTTGTTGGAATTGTAGGGACTTTGGTGAAGCGGATGATCCTACAATTCCGTATCTACATAGATGTGTCCTTAAATTCCATCCGCTGATTTTGTTTTTGCAAGAGACTCATACTTCTGTAGATGTTGCGTTTATGAAGACTGCTCATTTAGGTTTTCCCAATCACTTTGGGGTGGATTCTAATGGTCGTAGTGGTGGTCTTCTTTTGTATTGGGAAAATTCAGTTGATGTTGTTGTCTTGTGTAGTAACCCACATTTTATCTTTTGTAAATTGGGTTTAAGATTACCTCAGGGTGTGTATAACGATATGTACATTATGTTTATATATGGGGAATCTGCTTTTCAGTATCGTTCATCTTTATGGGATCACATATCTAATGTTATTTCGGGTTGTACCCCTTTTCTTGTGATTGGGGATTTTAATCAGGTTGAATTTTACACCGACAAATTGGGTGGATCTAGTTCTATACGTGGCCAAGTTGACTTCACAACATGGAAATTTCAAAACGGTTTGGTTGATATTCCTTTTTTTGGACCGCGTTTCACATGGATGAATGGACAATTTGGTGATAACTGTATCATGGAACGCCTTGATAGAGCTTATGCAACCCATGAATGGTTTGACATGTTTCCGCATACTTCTCTTCTCAACCTACCTATTCTCATTTCCGATCACTCCCCAATTATCTTGCAGTTGTTTCATGCTCAGAATTCTTCGAAGCGCCCGTACCGTATTGATAACTGGTGTTTACATTTGCCACAAGTTGTCTCGCTTGTTAATTGCACTTTTCAGACCCCTTTCAAAGGATCCTTACCTTATGTTCTTTCCCGTAAATTAGGTGCTGTGCGGTATGCTATCCTGCAATGGGTTATTTGACATCAGGTTACTTATGGTATTGATTGGTCATCTATTGAGAGGGATCTTGACTTGTTGGCAGCTGATATTTCGGACCTTGCTTCGGCTGATAATTTCCAAATTATTCGGTCAAATCAACTTCAGCTCATTTCTAAGCAACATGGCTACTGGGCTCAACGTGTGAAGCTTCGCAATGAAGTGTTAGATGGATTACCAACCCGTTTTCTCTTTAATCGAGTTCGACAGCGTTCTGTTAAACAGCGGATGGTTTCGCTTCGTACACCTGCTGGCATTTGGCTACATGAACCGGAACAGGTTGAATGTGaaattttatcttattttcaGACGCTTTTGTGTGCACCACCTTTGGCATCAGACGATTCACTCTACACATCTACTGAATCTTTTCTTTCGACTTTGGATTTACCATCACTTTCCTCGGAGGATTGCTCCATTCTGTCGCACCTTTTTACGATTTGGATGTAGTTCGAGCTTTACAAACTATGGATGGTTCGAAATCTCCCGGTCCAGATGGGATTACACCTCGGTTCTACCAGTTTTTTTGGCCACAAATTGGCTCGCTTGTGTCTGCTGCTGTTCTTCAGTTCTTAAATTCTGGGGTTATGCTTAAGGAATGGAATAACACGCACATTGTCCTTATTCCAAATACTGATCATCCTGAGCTGATTACTCAATATCGTCCTATCAGTTTATGCAACGTTATTTACCGTATTGCTTCTAAGTGCCTGGCGAATAGACTCAAGCTTATCATTCCTTCACTTATTTCGGAATCCCAGCAAGCTTTTATTCCAGGTCGGTTAATGTCAGATGGTTGTCTTGTTGCGCACGAAATTCTACACTATATCAACAAAACCAAGAAGGGCACAAATTGTTATGCCGTACTGAAATTAGATATGAGTAAGGCTTTTGATCGAGTGTCTTGGTCTTTCCTTATGGCGGTTCTATGGCATATGGGATTTCCTCATCACTGGCGCAACATTATTTGGGAATGCATCTCGACGGTTTCCTACAGAGTCCTTCTCAATGGGACACCTTCCAATATTTTACGGCCTTCTTCTGGTTTACGTCAAGGTGATCCAATATCCCCTTATCTCTTTATTATCTGCATGGAGGTATTATCTCGCCAGCTGACCATGGCAGAAACACTGAAAACTTTTACTGGAATCAAAATTTCGAGATATGCACCAACTTTGTCACATTTATTCTTCGTGGATGATGCTTTCCTTTGCTGTAAAGCTACGCCTACTACTTTTGAAGGTCTACGAGATTTGCTTAAAAATTTTGAGGTTGTTTCGGGACAAATGATTAACTTGGATAAATCTTATATCAAATTTAGTCCGAACTCTCCGCCTGATTTTCAGACGCATTTGAAGTCAATTCTGAAGATGCCTACGGTCTCCTATTTTGGTAACTACTTGGGTGTTCCGGTTGATATTCCTCGGAAAAAATCAGAGCCGTTTCTTCCGTTAATTGACAAGATTTCTACTCGCATTGCTTCATGGTCTGCGTTACATCTAAGCCAAGCAAGTAAACTTGTTCTTATTTCCTCTCCCATCTGCTTGGCTTCCTTAAACCATATTCTCTCCCGTGTTCCTATACCTCATGGTGTTTGCCGGAAAATTGATGCTTTAATTGCAGCGTTTTGGTGGAGAAGTGATTGGAACAAGAAGACAATTCATTGGCTTCGGCGTGATTTTTTACATGCTCCCAAAGCGTATGGTGGCCTTGGTATCAAAAATACTTTTGTGCTTGGCCAAGCTTTACTCCTCAAAAAGTTTTGGCGCATGACTTCTCAACCTAATACCCATGGCAAAGTTCGGATACCAAAATACAAGAGGGATTTACCCATTCGAAATCCAGGTCTTTGGTTTCAAATGTTTCTTACGCTTGGTCGTATTTGTCGTCTTTGTGAACTTAACTAGAGATCTTTGTCTGCTGGAAGATTGGCGGTGGTAAGTTGCTTGATATTTGGTCGAGTCGCTGGGTTAATGGTGAGCTACCGACGCTTAGTTCACAATGTCTTTACCCGCTACCACCTTTATCATCATTCATTTTGCCATCTGGGAATTGGAATCCAACTATGCTCTTCCGCTTTTTTTCTGCAACAACAACGAAGACAATAATTGCTATGGAACCTCCGGTACCAGATATTGACGACTTTATCTACTGGAAATTTACTGAAGATGGATCTTATTCGGCTAAGTCAGGTTACTGTTTCCTTTGGGCTCAAACATCGTCTGCGTCCTTTGTTAGGTCTTCTACACCGCGGTTTCCTTGGCATTTTATATGGAGAAAGACGATGTCAAAAAAACTTTCGATATTCCTCTGGCGAATGGCTCATAATATCTTGCCCACAAATGCAAATTTGCTCTCACGAGGTTTGAACATAGCCCAAGAATGTCATTTCTGTCACAATTCAATTGAGTCGATGGACCACTTATTTCGATCGTGTTCGATAACGCAACATTTATGGCGATCTTCCTGGCTTGGTTTAAATTCTTTGGCGAACCCGCTTATCCCCTTTACCACATGGCTTGCGGACTTTTTATCATATCTTCTGCATCATTCTTATAACCAAACCTGCGATTACGGCTTGGATCTATTTCTGCTATTTACTCCGTGCAATTTGGTTATCGCGCAATTTGGTTGTTTTTCAAAATCAGCCAGTGAATCCTGAATTTATCGTTCGCCTTATTGCTGAACTTGTAAGTTCTTGTGCTCACTTGAAGATTTCTAGATTGTCTTTTACGACACCTGCTGTGTCCTTTCCTTCTACTGCTGTCACAGGTTCTCTTTCATCACAATCTGGATGTCATTGGATACTCATATCTACACAACGCCATCGGGCCTCTTTTCTTTTCACCTGCTTGGTTTTTGATGCTGCTTTGAACTGCACTTTTCCACACCAAATCCGTGCAGAAACCACATTGGATGCTACTGCGAGAGGTCTCCTTTTTGCTATGTTTTATGCTCAGCGTGCAGGCAGGCTACAACAACGTCTGCTTTCGAGTCACATGTCGAAAACTATCTTCCGTTCTGGCTAACCTACTGCCAGTACCCGTTACTGTACGGAACTCTGTTCTTCAGATCCGTACACTGtttgtgctttatcgtttctgGTCTGTAAGCCTAGCAACAGGCTAAACTCTCTCGTAtttatttctttgttttaatatcgaaagtttattgttgtcaaaaaaaaaaaacctatatAGAAAATGGCCTTTATATTCAAAGTATAAAATACTTCATTTTTACATTTCCATGGTTTCACAAGATCCAAAACAagttattttttttaaattgaaTTCAATCCCACAAAGACAAAAACACAATTCCACATCAACCTGTTAGAAGTAATGCTAAGGCTAGCAATGTCGTCTAAATACATTGTATTAGATAGATGCCTTCCATTATCTCGTAAAAGCATCTCACAACTACTTGCATAATTATGGCCACTAACTCTATGTTTATTGCCATGTTTATGGTGGAGTTATGCCACTACCGTTGTGATTATGATGTTAATTAATCACTATAAGTATGAGAAGTGTAGTCATTTGAGATACACATCTTCCATATATGAGTTTCAACTCCTAATGGTTGAGTACACAACTCTTATGAGTGTTGTGTGACCTTGGGGGATGACGCCTATATCGATTTGTACCGTAGTTGGGGCGATTCCGTTTCTCATTCAGTGGCCTCCACACCACGACAAAACAACAAATATTCTCTAATTATATCTTCGCCTCTATAGTGATACTATATTTCCAACCCAACGCACTCAAATATCGGCACACGAATAGTTGAGGTGGAAGTTAAAGGCTTCATTGATGCGTGAGAAAAATGAGTAAAATTTGGTGATAAATGATAAAAAGAgtaaaatatgaaaaatagaggatCATTGATGTGGTCATATGGATAGCCTTAATAGTAATAGTGGTTCTTATTCTTGGGATTGTCAATAAGAACTCAAAATAAAAAGTTCTTTTATTGTAACTACAAGTTTGTTCTTAATTTTAAGAATTaagttctaaaataagaacttAGTTTGTTTATAATGAGAATTTGGGGACcaataaacatgactttaaaAATTGTGAATACCAATTACATATTTACTATTTTCCATTTAAGAACTTTATAAAAATGTATTCTATTGTGAATAAAAGTTCTTTAACATTGAAACTAGTGAAATGTGACTTGGCAAAAAAAGAAatttatataaagttcttccaTTGCTATTGCTTAGTGACTCGAACTCAAGAATTTCTCGTAAATTGAAAAAAACAGACTAGAAGGATAAATCACTTCCTCCAAATTAGTTGTTGATCCATGTAATAACTGTATAACATTTTAAGATTGAAGGTTCTCATCTTAATACAAGAGCCATTGTTTCATACATGAAGAAAGGTCAAATTACAATCAAATTTTTCTATATGTATGATGAGTTGATGGTAAAAGTGGAGTGAAAGACCATCTCTCCAAATTCTTAGTGTGACAAAGATAGGATTCTAGCACACAACAATAGTTCTACAAACCTAAGACTTACATAATGGAGGAAATCATAGATCTGATGTTTAGAATTTGGGAATAAAACTTCACTCAAAAATACAGGAGC
Encoded here:
- the LOC141602021 gene encoding uncharacterized protein LOC141602021; the protein is MTTFCWNCRDFGEADDPTIPYLHRCVLKFHPLILFLQETHTSVDVAFMKTAHLGFPNHFGVDSNGRSGGLLLYWENSVDVVVLCSNPHFIFCKLGLRLPQGVYNDMYIMFIYGESAFQYRSSLWDHISNVISGCTPFLVIGDFNQVEFYTDKLGGSSSIRGQVDFTTWKFQNGLVDIPFFGPRFTWMNGQFGDNCIMERLDRAYATHEWFDMFPHTSLLNLPILISDHSPIILQLFHAQNSSKRPYRIDNWCLHLPQVVSLVTYGIDWSSIERDLDLLAADISDLASADNFQIIRSNQLQLISKQHGYWAQRVKLRNEVLDGLPTRFLFNRVRQRSVKQRMVSLRTPAGIWLHEPEQVECEILSYFQTLLCAPPLASDDSLYTSTESFLSTLDLPSLSSEDCSILSHLFTIWM